A portion of the Oxynema aestuarii AP17 genome contains these proteins:
- a CDS encoding sensor histidine kinase: MTLIRRWIARPVHWLPKFDPHSLQIRLTVGMALVSALGIGTLAIATSWQMQRQLVATHKQTIKYIFDRFDRDVMHYSERNPAEKGLQPAIDSLSADRVLLWVKRPDGAIAAQSMPLSGRDDDTSKGLLGLPARQMMPQVSEIGGRFWVWCSGPLTVKGTHLGQLYIAADITEDRGILEGLIRTLALASGAAIVAMTVAIALYVRRSLRPVLEIGQLADRISVRELDTARIQLQNAPSEVRQLAQTCNTMLDRLAQSWEQQRQFVSNVSHELRTPLTLVSGYLQSTLRRATNLSEPQREALEIAASEAERTIQLLQDLLDLARADRGYLHFQLEPLLIVDLVAEVVEMAKQYSHREIAIVCGEDLLEASADRNRLKQVLLNLIDNAVKYSPSDTEIKVGVRSFGDRAIVEICDRGVGIPLAQQGRIFERFYRVDEARSRSVSPGESLATGGTGLGLSIVKTLVEGMGGTVTVRSKPGEGSTFGVILQRD, translated from the coding sequence ATGACTCTGATTCGCCGATGGATTGCACGACCCGTGCATTGGTTACCGAAATTCGATCCCCATTCCCTGCAAATCCGCTTGACGGTGGGAATGGCGCTCGTTTCCGCGTTGGGGATCGGCACCTTGGCGATCGCCACGAGTTGGCAAATGCAGCGTCAGTTAGTGGCGACACACAAACAGACAATTAAGTATATTTTCGATCGCTTCGATCGCGATGTCATGCACTACAGCGAGCGCAATCCGGCTGAAAAGGGCTTGCAGCCCGCGATCGACAGTCTCAGCGCCGATCGCGTGCTGCTGTGGGTGAAGCGACCGGACGGGGCGATCGCCGCCCAATCGATGCCCTTAAGCGGGCGCGACGACGACACCAGCAAAGGTTTGCTAGGGTTACCCGCCAGACAAATGATGCCGCAAGTGAGCGAGATCGGCGGTCGGTTTTGGGTGTGGTGTAGCGGCCCGTTGACGGTGAAGGGAACCCATTTGGGACAGCTATACATTGCTGCGGATATTACCGAGGATCGGGGAATCTTGGAGGGGTTGATTCGCACTTTAGCCTTGGCGAGTGGGGCGGCGATCGTGGCGATGACCGTGGCAATCGCGCTCTACGTGAGGCGATCGCTACGTCCGGTTCTCGAAATCGGGCAACTCGCCGACCGCATCTCCGTTCGCGAACTGGATACGGCCCGGATCCAACTGCAAAACGCGCCGTCGGAGGTGCGCCAACTGGCGCAAACCTGCAATACGATGCTCGATCGCCTCGCCCAATCTTGGGAACAACAACGGCAATTTGTCAGTAATGTTTCTCACGAACTGAGAACGCCGTTAACCCTGGTGTCCGGATATCTACAAAGTACCTTGCGACGGGCGACGAACTTGAGCGAACCTCAACGCGAAGCCCTCGAAATTGCCGCCAGCGAAGCGGAAAGAACGATTCAATTATTGCAAGATCTGCTCGATCTGGCGCGGGCCGATCGCGGTTACCTGCACTTTCAACTCGAACCGCTTTTAATCGTCGATTTAGTCGCCGAAGTCGTAGAAATGGCGAAACAATATAGCCATCGGGAGATCGCGATCGTCTGTGGGGAGGACTTGCTCGAAGCCAGTGCCGATCGCAACCGACTCAAACAGGTGTTACTCAATTTAATCGATAATGCGGTGAAATATTCGCCGTCGGATACGGAAATTAAAGTCGGGGTGCGATCGTTCGGCGATCGGGCGATCGTCGAAATCTGCGATCGTGGTGTCGGGATTCCCCTCGCCCAACAAGGCCGAATTTTCGAGCGATTCTACCGGGTAGACGAAGCGCGATCGCGTAGCGTCTCCCCAGGAGAATCGCTCGCCACAGGCGGTACCGGATTGGGTTTATCGATCGTCAAAACCTTAGTCGAAGGGATGGGAGGGACGGTCACCGTCCGCTCGAAACCCGGCGAAGGGAGTACATTTGGGGTGATCTTACAACGAGATTGA
- a CDS encoding ABC transporter ATP-binding protein, producing the protein MIRSSYGLLLPYLKPQWKTIAQALACTLGFTAFWPILARLAGDMAASIGAGDVATIAQLAGSAAVVFLVRGAVQYGQDALMAKAALAIALDLRQRVYAHLLHLSLGYFSHTQTGDLSYRLTEDIDRIGEVINKIFHQFVPCILQLIVVFSYMIYLNWQLTLASSIVAPLMALSIAWFGEKLRVFSHNSQSRIADLSAIVTEVFGGIRLVQAFCAEDYTLDRFRQAAERNRQARFSAEQLKAIQFPVVGFLEALSVLLLFFLGGWQIAQNNLTGSEFVSYVAAVALSIDPIAITTSNYNEFKQGEASVERVFELLSRQPEVTDKPGAIALPPVKGRIEYRDVTFSYHGKGPYPRPVLQEIDLTVSPGEAIALVGPSGAGKSTLVNLLPRFYDVQSGQVAIDGIDVKSVTLASLRRQIAIVPQETKLFTGTIAENIAFGQLDYDLDRVEAAAKIANAHEFITQMSEGYRSWVGEGGVNLSGGQRQRIAIARAVLLDPTILILDEATSALDSESEGAIQEALDRLMQGRTVLIIAHRLTTVRRCDRIVVLENGQILESGTHGELLAQEGRYAQFHAQQFY; encoded by the coding sequence TTGATTCGCTCTAGTTACGGGCTGCTGCTGCCCTACCTCAAACCCCAATGGAAAACGATCGCCCAGGCGCTGGCTTGCACCCTGGGCTTTACCGCATTCTGGCCGATTTTAGCCCGTTTGGCGGGGGATATGGCCGCCTCCATCGGTGCGGGAGATGTGGCGACGATCGCCCAACTCGCCGGATCGGCGGCAGTGGTCTTTCTCGTGCGCGGTGCGGTGCAGTACGGTCAAGACGCACTGATGGCTAAAGCGGCTTTGGCGATCGCCCTCGACCTGCGCCAACGCGTTTACGCGCACTTACTGCACTTGAGTTTGGGCTACTTCAGCCATACCCAAACCGGAGACCTCTCCTATCGCCTCACCGAAGATATCGATCGCATCGGCGAAGTCATTAACAAAATCTTCCACCAATTTGTCCCTTGCATCCTGCAACTGATCGTCGTCTTCAGTTACATGATCTATCTCAACTGGCAACTGACCCTCGCCAGTTCGATTGTTGCCCCCTTAATGGCCCTGTCGATCGCCTGGTTTGGCGAAAAATTGCGGGTCTTTTCCCATAACAGTCAGTCCCGCATTGCCGACCTGTCGGCGATCGTCACCGAAGTTTTCGGCGGAATTCGCCTCGTGCAAGCCTTTTGCGCCGAAGACTACACCCTCGATCGCTTTCGTCAAGCGGCAGAACGCAACCGTCAAGCCCGATTCAGCGCCGAACAGCTCAAAGCGATTCAATTTCCCGTGGTCGGCTTTCTCGAAGCGTTGAGTGTTTTACTTTTATTTTTCCTCGGCGGCTGGCAAATTGCTCAAAATAACCTCACGGGCAGTGAATTTGTCAGTTACGTGGCGGCGGTGGCGCTGTCGATCGACCCGATCGCGATTACCACGAGTAATTATAACGAGTTCAAACAAGGGGAAGCCTCTGTCGAACGGGTGTTCGAGTTGCTCTCCCGACAACCGGAGGTCACCGATAAACCGGGGGCGATCGCCCTTCCTCCGGTGAAAGGTCGGATCGAGTATCGCGACGTTACTTTTTCCTATCACGGCAAAGGTCCCTACCCCCGTCCGGTGTTGCAAGAGATCGATTTAACCGTGAGTCCCGGAGAGGCGATCGCCCTGGTCGGGCCCTCCGGCGCCGGCAAAAGCACCTTAGTGAACCTGCTACCGCGTTTTTACGACGTGCAAAGCGGACAAGTGGCGATCGATGGCATCGACGTCAAAAGCGTGACTCTCGCCAGTTTGCGCCGTCAGATCGCGATCGTCCCTCAAGAGACGAAATTGTTTACCGGGACGATCGCCGAAAATATTGCCTTCGGACAACTCGACTACGACCTCGATCGCGTCGAAGCGGCGGCGAAAATTGCCAACGCCCACGAGTTTATCACCCAAATGAGTGAAGGGTATCGCAGTTGGGTCGGCGAAGGGGGGGTTAATTTATCCGGAGGACAGCGACAACGGATCGCGATCGCCCGGGCGGTCCTGCTCGATCCGACGATTTTAATTCTCGACGAAGCGACTTCCGCCCTCGATTCGGAATCGGAAGGGGCGATTCAGGAAGCGTTGGATCGGTTGATGCAAGGGCGGACGGTGTTGATTATCGCCCATCGGTTAACGACGGTTCGGCGATGCGATCGCATTGTCGTTCTCGAAAACGGACAAATTCTCGAATCGGGCACTCACGGCGAATTATTGGCTCAAGAGGGACGTTACGCCCAATTTCATGCGCAGCAGTTTTATTGA
- a CDS encoding Spy/CpxP family protein refolding chaperone: MKGRMHRRQLCALTALSVLLGTTAAYAAPPEFGNPEIVAQRPGGPGRGRGQGGQRWIEQLDLSQDQQQRIQQIRDRYRSEAESTYTQMMQLRQEMQDLMVGNGSDSQLRSKHDEMMKLHQRMGELRFDQMLEIRAVLSAEQRQQWAQQMQQRHQNRGNRQGNRPGNGRGMGPGGGMDDDFFGE; encoded by the coding sequence ATGAAAGGCAGAATGCATCGTCGTCAACTGTGTGCCTTAACCGCTTTAAGCGTCCTACTCGGTACGACGGCAGCTTACGCCGCGCCCCCAGAATTCGGCAATCCTGAAATCGTCGCCCAGCGTCCCGGCGGTCCCGGTCGCGGTCGCGGACAAGGGGGACAGCGTTGGATCGAACAGCTCGATCTCAGTCAAGACCAACAGCAACGCATTCAACAAATCCGCGATCGCTACCGCAGCGAAGCTGAAAGCACCTACACACAAATGATGCAATTGCGTCAAGAAATGCAAGACCTGATGGTGGGTAATGGATCCGACAGTCAATTACGATCCAAACACGACGAAATGATGAAACTTCACCAACGGATGGGTGAATTGCGTTTCGACCAAATGCTAGAGATTCGCGCAGTATTGAGTGCCGAACAACGACAACAATGGGCGCAACAGATGCAACAACGGCATCAAAACCGGGGCAACCGCCAGGGAAACCGTCCTGGAAATGGCCGGGGAATGGGACCCGGAGGCGGTATGGATGACGATTTCTTCGGTGAATAG
- a CDS encoding sigma-70 family RNA polymerase sigma factor, whose product MPTEATETDAELVTRCQEGDRASFRQLYRRYHGKVRSTLYPLCGLSNIDDLVQEVFLRAWKGLPKLKQPAHFGTWLYRISWNVASDRRQAYAKQHQKQERLIGTLPDRDRAGSPETDLMTLHYQDLVKRGLSHLSFDHRSVLVLHDLEDVPQKAIAEILQIPVGTVKSRLFHARSAMRKFLEGEGVQL is encoded by the coding sequence GTGCCGACCGAAGCAACCGAAACCGATGCCGAGTTAGTGACTCGATGTCAGGAAGGCGATCGCGCTAGCTTTCGCCAACTGTATCGACGCTATCACGGTAAAGTCCGCTCGACCCTTTACCCATTATGTGGGTTGAGCAATATCGATGACTTAGTGCAAGAGGTTTTTCTCAGAGCTTGGAAAGGCTTACCCAAACTCAAACAACCCGCGCATTTCGGAACGTGGCTGTATCGCATCAGTTGGAACGTGGCGAGCGATCGCCGTCAGGCTTATGCCAAACAACACCAAAAACAGGAACGTCTCATCGGTACTTTACCCGATCGCGACCGCGCGGGTTCCCCAGAAACCGACTTGATGACCTTACACTACCAAGATTTAGTCAAACGCGGACTCTCCCATCTCAGTTTCGACCACCGCAGCGTCCTCGTACTCCACGACTTGGAAGATGTACCCCAAAAGGCGATCGCCGAAATCTTACAAATTCCCGTCGGTACGGTCAAATCCCGTTTGTTTCACGCGCGCAGTGCCATGCGGAAATTTCTCGAAGGGGAAGGAGTGCAATTATGA